In one Watersipora subatra chromosome 6, tzWatSuba1.1, whole genome shotgun sequence genomic region, the following are encoded:
- the LOC137398452 gene encoding uncharacterized protein, translating to MSGGYLVTLSTSPSLHLSTSTFFHISTPLYIHFSTAPPLYLFGSLTLHLFISSPLDLFTSSPLHLSISPPLHLSTSPPLQLSTSSPLHLFTSPPLHLSTSLPLHLFTSPPLHLSALPPLLPSTSLPLEFPTSSPLHLPTSSPLHLPTSSPLHFSNSPPLHLSRSLLLYLSTSPPLRLSASPPLRLSAAPPFCLFTSSPLYLFTFPPVHFSTFPPFHLSTFPPLHLFTSLPLHLSTSSPPHLFTSPPLHLLATSSPLHLFIYPHLHLFIYPPRYLSIPLSLHLSTSLPLNLSTFSPIHLSTFPPLHLFTFPPLELFTSSPFHLSTSPPLHLSTSPPLRLSAFPPFQLFTAPPLHLSNSSPFNISTPSPFHLFTSLTLHLSTSSLLHLSTFPPLHLFTFQPLHLSSSLPIHLFTSPPLHLSTFPPLPPSTSLPLHLPTSSPIHLPTSSPLILPTFSPLHFSTPPSLYFSTCLPLHLSTSPLHLSTSPPLHLSTSPPLHISTSPPLRLSAFPPLHLFTSPPLHLSISPLLHLSTFPALHLPTSPPLRLSTSSPFNHFTSSPLHLFTSSPLYDSTPLPFHLSTFPPFHFFTSPPFHLSTSPPLHLSTCPPLHLSTSSTLHLFTSPPLHLSTSQPFSHFNLFTAPPLQLSTSPPLHLFTSPPLHLFTSQPLQLFTSSPLHLFNCPPLHLFTSQPLQLFNFSPHHLSTSSTLYLFTSLPLDLFTSPPLHLPTSSPLPLSPSTSPHLCLSTFPTLHRSTSSSLHLSNSSHFHLSTSSPFHLSILQPLHLSTSPPLHLITSSPFHPYTSPPLHLSTSPPLYLSTSPPLHLSTFQLLPLSIFPRLHLLTSSPLHLLTSSPLHFPTTSPPYFPTSPPLHLSTFPPLHRSTAQPLHLSTFHLSIILPLHLSASRTLHLSTSPPLHLSTSPPLHFFTSLPLYLSISPPPHISTSLPFYLSTFPYLRKSNKLVFGVGDSIQHLAFPGNAKGIMWAGLLRWGLYIISVGSDGTAPIQRPCST from the exons ATGTCTGGTGGATATCTGGTCACTCTATCCACCTCTCCATCTCTCCACCTCTCCACCTCTACATTTTTCCACATATCCACCCCTCTATATATCCACTTCTCAACCGCTCCACCTCTCTACCTCTTTGGCTCTCTAACTCTTCACCTCTTCATCTCTTCACCTCTCGACCTCTTCACGTCTTCACCTCTCCATCTTTCCATCTCTCCACCTCTTCACCTCTCCACCTCTCCACCTCTCCAACTCTCCACATCTTCACCTCTCCACCTTTTCACCTCTCCACCTCTTCACCTCTCCACTTCTCTACCTCTCCACCTTTTCACCTCTCCACCTCTTCACCTCTCCGCCTTACCACCTCTTCTCCCCTCCACTTCTCTACCTCTCGAATTCCCCACCTCTTCTCCTCTCCACCTCCCCACCTCGTCACCGCTCCACCTCCCCACCTCTTCACCTCTCCACTTCTCCAATTCTCCACCCCTCCACCTCTCCAGATCTCTACTTCTATACCTCTCCACCTCTCCGCCTCTCCGCCTCTCCGCCTCTCCGCCTCTCCGCCTCTCCGCCGCTCCGCCTTTTTGCCTCTTCACCTCTTCACCTCTCTACCTCTTCACCTTTCCACCTGTCCACTTCTCTACCTTTCCACCTTTCCACCTCTCCACATTTCCACCTCTCCACCTCTTCACCTCTCTACCTCTTCACCTCTCCACCTCTTCACCTCCCCACCTCTTCACCTCTCCACCTCTCCACCTC CTCGCTACCTCTTCACCTCTTCACCTCTTCATCTATCCACATCTCCACCTCTTCATCTATCCACCTCGCTATCTCTCCATCCCTCTATCTCTTCAcctctctacctctctacctCTCAACCTTTCCACCTTTTCACCTATCCACCTCTCCACCTTTCCACCTCTTCACCTCTTCACTTTTCCACCTCTTGAGCTCTTCACCTCCTCACCTTTTCACCTCTCCACCTCTCCACCTCTCCACCTCTCCACCTCTCCGCCTCTCCGCCTCTCCGCCTTTCCGCCTTTCCAGCTCTTCACCGCTCCACCTCTTCACCTCTCCAACTCATCACCTTTTAACATCTCCACTCCTTCACCTTTTCACCTTTTCACCTCTCTAACTCTTCACCTTTCCACCTCTTCACTTCTCCACCTCTCCACCTTTCCACCTCTCCACCTTTTCACCTTTCAACCTCTTCACCTCTCCTCTTCTCTACCTATCCACCTCTTCACCTCTCCACCTCTTCACCTCTCCACCTTTCCACCTCTTCCCCCTTCCACTTCTCTACCTCTCCACCTCCCCACCTCTTCACCTATCCACCTACCCACCTCTTCACCGCTCATCCTCCCCACCTTTTCGCCTCTCCACTTCTCCACGCCTCCATCTCTCTACTTCTCTACCTGTCTACCTCTTCATCTTTCTACCTCTCCTCTCCACCTCTCCACCTCTCCACCTCTCCACCTCTCCACTTCTCCACCTCTCCACATTTCCACCTCTCCGCCTCTCCGCCTCTCCGCCTTTCCGCCTCTTCACCTCTTCACTTCTCCACCTCTTCACCTTTCCATCTCTCCACTTCTCCACCTCTCCACCTTTCCAGCTCTCCACCTTCCCACCTCTCCACCTCTTCGCCTCTCCACCTCTTCACCTTTCAACCACTTCACCTCTTCTCCTCTCCACCTCTTCACCTCTTCACCTCTTTACGACTCTACCCCTCTACCTTTTCACCTCTCTACCTTTCCACCTTTCCACTTCTTCACCTCTCCACCGTTCCACCTCTCTACCTCTCCACCTCTTCACCTCTCTACCTGTCCACCTCTTCACCTCTCAACCTCTTCAACTCTTCACCTCTTCACCTCTCCACCTCTTCACCTCTCCACCTCTCAACCTTTTTCACATTTTAACCTCTTCACCGCTCCACCTCTCCAGCTTTCCACCTCTCCACCTCTCCACCTCTTCACCTCTCCACCTCTCCACCTCTTCACCTCTCAACCTCTTCAACTCTTCACCTCTTCACCTCTCCACCTCTTCAACTGTCCACCTCTCCACCTCTTCACCTCACAACCTCTTCAACTTTTCAACTTTTCACCTCACCACCTCTCCACCTCTTCAACTCTCTACCTCTTCACCTCTCTGCCTCTTGACCTCTTCACCTCTCCACCTCTCCACCTCCCCACCTCTTCACCTCTTCCCCTCTCCCCCTCCACCTCTCCGCATCTCTGCCTATCCACCTTTCCAACCCTTCACCGCTCCACCTCTTCATCTCTTCACCTCTCCAACTCATCACATTTTCACCTCTCCACCTCTTCACCTTTTCACCTTTCCATCCTCCAACCTCTTCATCTTTCCACCTCTCCACCTCTCCACCTCATCACTTCTTCACCTTTCCACCCCTACACCTCTCCACCTCTTCACCTCTCCACCTCTCCACCTCTCTACCTCTCCACCTCTCCACCTCTCCACCTTTCCACCTTTCAACTTCTTCCCCTCTCCATTTTTCCACGTCTCCACCTCCTCACCTCTTCACCTCTCCACCTCCTCACCTCTTCACCGCTCCACTTCCCCACCACTTCACCTCCCTACTTCCCCACTTCTCCACCCCTCCACCTATCTACCTTTCCACCTCTTCACCGCTCGACCGCCCAACCTCTTCACCTTTCCACCTTCCACCTCTCCATCATTCTACCTCTCCACCTTTCCGCCTCTCGAACTCTTCACCTCTCCACCTCTCCACCTCTCCACCTCTCCACCTCTCCACCTCTTCACTTCTTCACCTCTTTACCTCTCTATTTATCCATCTCCCCACCTCCCCACATTTCCACCTCTCTACCTTTCTACCTCTCCACCTTTCCATACTTGAGAAAAAG TAACaaactagtttttggtgtggGCGATTCTATACAGCACCTTGCTTTCCCAGGCAATGCAAAgggcatcatgtgggcggggcttttaagatgggggctgtatatcattagtgtgggtagcgatgGAACTgcgccgatacaaagaccttgtTCCACGTAG